The region CCATCACTGTAGATGTATCCAATATCACATATTCTATTCACTACATAGATCATAATGAATAAACAGTAGATCAGTCCACTCTGGATGTATTCCAAACCACATACCACATTCACTGTACAGGCTGTACAGAGTGTTAGGCTGTAGAATATCCTCTGTTGGGGTTTatctaaatatatttatttatgtacttatgATATTGAATGCTTACATTTCTATTTTGCAGGCCATGTATGAACGGCAAGGTGTAGCTGTCGTTCCTCCCACCGTTCCTAGCGGTCCCCTTTTGGGTATACAAAAGGGGACTATGAAAAGACAAAAGTCCATTGGTAAGCAAGACACAATGAGATTTTATTAAGATTTACAAAATATTGTCACATTATATTTGTGGTAAAATACTTACTGAACTTATTTTTGTAGCATTTATAATTCATATAACTTATTATAACTTATCATAACTTATATGAAATGAATGATAGTCTGGTAAACTAGTACTTTTAAAACTATTTGTTGAGATcacaactttctttttttgtgtgtgttactgtcCTTACAGCACTACAGGCAGAGCTGTATGATGTTTTATGTCTTGTAACTATGCTTAGACAAATTCATTTAGGCACTTTTCAATGCTAGGGTTAGTTCTGGAGCATTAAAGATTGAGAACATTGTGTCATGTGGTTTGTTGACATTAGAAGCTGAAAAATGCCACTTTATGGACAATATCCTAGGTCAATAATATGATTACTTCATGGCACAGATTCGTTATCCAACCAGAAAGCTCCTGTGGTTCTATTTTTACACTTGTTGATTGCTTTTCCCAGGGCAGATTACACTTTTTTATCACACAACAGGTTTTGTCTCGCCAGCTGAGCCTAGTTCATTAAACTATGGTTAAATTAGGCTGATCTGCTTCTGGAGTGGCCAAATTCCTTCGGCAACTGGAAAGTACGTCTTAATTAgtgatatttttattattcatggTCCTTTAAATGTCTCTCTGACCATACAGTATGGCCTAAGGCAAGGAATTATGCTGTTGATGTCACTTCTTATCAGACCCAGCACAACCACTGGGAGAAGAGCAGatgaatgtatatgtatgtttttggACATGCCTCACAAAATGTTCAAAGACATTGGGGTTAGATAAAGTTTCACTTACACTTTAGCCATGCTAAGTTGTACTATTAATATGGTGCCTCCTAAGCAGTGTTATTAATtaactaactaattaattaactaGTGTTattataacaaaacaaaaaaaaaagtctgaatgGGCTAACTTGTGAGGGAAATTTAcacaacatttttgtttttacttggTTGTGATGGTCAAATAACATATGCCCTGTTTGTATTGTCTAGGTATTACGGAAGAGGAAAAGCAGTTCCTGACTCCTCCATTGCTAAAGTTCACACGGAGCCTTTCAATGCCTGATACATCAGAAGACATTCCACCTCCACCTGGCATCTCCCCTCCATCACCCCCTTTTAGCCCCAGTGCCCCCAATAGCCGAGGCTATAGCAACAACCAGCCTGGCTTTATGCAACCCCAAGCAGGCAAAGGGTACGTAAATACGAATACTATCAACAGAGGTCGAGGTGGTTTCCTGCGGCAAAACTCAGAACAGTATGACCCTTCAAACTCCATATCAAACCAGCACAATTCCCGAAATAGAAACAGGGCCTCAGTCCCTGAGAACCCATATTCGGAAGTAGGAAACAAGGCACCTTATGTCCCAGCCAAGCCAGCACGCAGGAAAGGGATGTTAGTAAAGCAGCCAAATGTCGAAGATAGTCCAGAGAAGACCTGCTCCATTCCAATCCCCACCATCATTGTCAAAGAACCATCCACTAGCAGCAGTGGAAAAAGTAGCCAGGGAAGCAGCATGGAGATTGAGACAAACACTCTGGATCATCCAGGCCAGCTGAGACCAGAGGATACACTCAATGTAAATAATCCCTTTGCTGCCGCTATTGCTGGGGCAGTAAGAGACCGGGAAAAGAGGCTGGAAGCACGTAGAAACTCCCCTGCTTTtctttccacagatttgggggATGAGGATTTACCAATGCCCAGTCCAACCCCTCGTTTGCGGCAGTCAAAATCCATTGATGAGGGAATGTTTGCAAATGATGAAAGGCTTCGGAAACTCATGGCACCACCTTCTTCGCTGCGTAATGTTTCACGAGAAGGTGAGAGTGAAGGAGGTGGAGGAAGTGGGGGTGGTAGTGGGGGCAATGTGACAGACTTTAACAACCCTGAACCTGTGATTGTACGTGAACCTCTGAACACACGAACAAGGAACTGCCCTGATCTGGATAGTCCAGTCAGCCTTCCAGCAACAATAAAGACCTATACCACCAATGGTGAAGGATACCTACACCCGGTTACGGGTAAAACTCTTGATCCCAATTCCCCGTTAGCTTTGGCTCTGGCAGCCCGAGACAGAGCTATAAAAGAGCAAAAACAGcctcctccacctcccccaAAGGTGGAGCCTCACAAACCAGATATCAATCAACCCCTGTTTATTGATACAAAGCTTCGCTCAGGCATTGAGGCCAAATTTGCTGCCTCTGTTTGCACAGGCCGGCCCGGTCTTCGGAGGCAGATAACAGAGTCTAAATATGAAGCAGAAGGTCCAAAAGAAAGCAAGCAggtagaggaaaaaaagaacatggTGATAGACATTGTAGATACTTCACAGCAGAAGCCAACAGGATTGTTGATGGTGCACACTGTGGATGGAGTGAAGACAgaagaaaataatgtaaatgatgAAGGGAAAGAGGAAATAGCACCTCAACAGGACACAGAACTAAGAGACTCAGATTCCAAACTGCCTTCAGCTCCCACCTCCCAGACACCTGCCCCATCCCGAACAAAAAGTATCACAGCAGGTGGATCAGTGGATGAGCCTATCAAACTGCCTTTCCGAATCCCCCCTCCACCACTGGCTTCAGTTGATATTGATGAGGAATTTGTGTTTGCTGAACCTTTACCACCTCCATTGGAATTTGCCAACAGTGTTGACATTCCTGAAGACCAGGTAGCAGAGATTCTTAAGCAAAGGAAAAACAGTATACCAGGGGGACATTTGCCTCTATTCCACCCCCATGCTCCTCCACCCATCAATGTAGAACTGAATCGTCCTGGGATTTTAAACTGCATTCCCCCTTCCAGCTACCCTCCACCTCCTTCTGAGAGCTTTGAGCCAATTACAGACTCTGGAATAGAAATGGATAGCCGAAGTAGCGGAGACCCTCACCTAGAGACCACCAGCACCATCTCTACTGTGTCCAGCATCTCAACACTGTCTTCAGAAGGCAGTGAGGCTTTGGACACCTGCACAGTCTATGCAGACGGGCAGGTCTTCCTGGTGGACCGACCGCCTGTGCCGCCCAAGCCAAAAATGAAGCCCATCATCAACAAGAGCAATGCACTTTACAGGGACCCCTTGATTGAGGAGGGTCCTGAATCCTTCAATCAACCCACACCTGCAACTCCTCCACCACTATCAGAGACCCCCAAAACACCCACACAGCGAGCTTCTAAGCTTTGGAGGGAACCTCCTGAGCTCCGTAGCCCCCCCTCTTCTAATCCAGATCCTAAGGCAAATGTTATTAGTGAGCTGAGCTCCATCCTACAGCACATGAATCGGGACAAATCCCCAAAACAGGGTGATTCACTTGATTCTCCAACAGGACCCAGGAGCTTTACAAACAGGTGAGATTGtaacgttatatatatatatatatatatatatatatatatatatatatatatatatatatatatatatacactcaccatatacatatatatatatatatatatatatatatatatatatatatatatatatatatatatatatatatatatatatatatatatatatatatatggtgagtgtatacagtactatatatatatatatatatatatatatatatatatatatatatatatatatatatatatatatatatagtgagtgTATACAGTACTATATAGTCTGTATACTATCTATGGCTGAGTATATTGTACACAGTACTATCGATAGTTTAATGCTATACTAGTAGAGTgaatgacaaaataataatacataatttgAATGTGTGGTTagctttgtttttaaacaatatgAAAACCATATGCATTTAATATGTGCAGTTACACATTGTGGCTGCTCCCCCTAGTGTCTGTATATGGAAATTACAAACCCCTCCAACAACTTGTGTTTCAGGCTGTGTGTACTGTGTACATGTGTATTCTAATTGagaaatacagtggtgcttttttattttttatttatttatttatttctgcataaatatggcctaaaacatcatcagattctaaaattcctaaaagtagataaagagaaccaagttaaacaaacgagacaaaaatattatacttggtcatttatttattaaggaaaatgatccaatattacatatctgtgagtggcaaaggtatgtgaacctctaggattagcagttaatctgaaggtgaaattagagtcaggtgttttcaatcaatgggatgacaatcaggtgtcaGTGAgcgctctgttttatttaaagaacagggatctatcagagtcaacacatatttgtggaagtgtatcatggcatgaaaaAAGGAGATTTCTAAGGACCTCTGAAAAAGAGTTGCTGAAGCTCATCAGGCAGGAAAagattacaaaaccatctctaaagagtttggacgcCACCAATCCATAGttagacagattgtgtacaaatggaggaaatttaagaccattgttcccaacaaagATCACCCCTGGAGCAAGACTTGTAATAGTCCATGCGGTCACAAAGGaccccagggtaacttctaagcaactaaaggcctctctcactggctaatgttaatgttcatgagaccaccatcaggagaacactaaacaacaatggtgtgcatggcaggattgcaaggagaaagtttctgctctccaaaaacaacatttctGCACTTctgcagtttgttgaagatCACATGAACAAGCTAGAAGGCTACTGGAAATatttttgtggatggatgagaccaaaatataactttttggtttaaattagaagtgttatgtttggagactGGAAAACACTGCCAGCATAAAAACCTTATCCCAtgtgtgaaacatgatggtggtagtataatagtttggacctgttttgctgcatctgggccaggatgacttgccatcattgactacgtttacatggacagcagtaatctaattattgaccttactctgagtaagataataatgtgattaaggtgtttacatgagtcgcttttagaatactcctgtcatgttcccgttttacatgttatagaacataattagattaacagcccgcgtcattacgtcaccgcgccacgccgtccgacgtccctccagaatttcacgtatcaacatacagtttgtcttcgttatggtaccgtatacagttttgggtgtttttatttaatttttttatgaatgttttaagtgcagttaattatttttcatgctgtacgtgctaatagacaactgcttgaagccatgggctgcatcccaaaccgtgtaattaccgtctatatagtagccgcgATACATGTATGACATCTACTATAGGCcacactacaggcctatagtaggcaagtatgcagtttgggacgcagccgaactctcttgtttgccgtaaaacgtaaaagtgccttgtgtgatcgtgtcctgtcgcaaaatgcggtgaaaactctcacacgacgttcataatgtgattaaggtgttcacatgtctgtaatacacgtccataatgcgactaaaacaggagtactccacctgtcttaattcgattattgcttacttcgagtatgaccttaattagattaaggtaagtgaaaattgctgtttacatggtagtttcttaatcaaagtatggtcttaatcggattaagagtggattattgttgtctaCGTAAACGcaatcattgatggaacaatgaattcttaATTATATCAGTGAATGCTAAGGGGAAATGATCTGTCTGTGATCTGATCTCAAGAGAaaatgggtcatgcagcaagacaatgacactaagcacacaagtcgttctaccaaataattttgaaagaagaataaagttaatgttttggaatggccaagacaatgtcctgaccttaatccaatagaaatgttgtggaaggacctgaagcaggcAGCTcattgaggaaacccaccaccatcccagagttgaagctgttctgtactgaggaatgggctgaaattcctccaagccgatgtacGGGACTGATCAACAGgtactggaaatgtttatttgacgttattgctgcacaagggggtcacaccaaatactgataGCAAAGGTTAATATAcgtttgccactcacagatctgtaatattggaccattttcctcaataaatacatgaccaagtataatattttttgtctcatttgtttaattgggttctttttgtctacttttaggacttgtgtgaaaatctgatgatgttttcggtcatatttatgcagaaatatagaaaattcacaaactttcaagcaccactgtaagtagGCCTTAAAATAACCTGAAATCACAAAGCTTTAAGCCACATATCCAGGTCGTCTTCTATGACCTCCAAGGACTTCgccatttgttattattataaatcaacACATACACATTTGCACATAGGAACAACCTAGTGTAGGTAATGCAATACCAGCATGCTTTTGAGAAGACACAggagaacccaaaggaaacccacatggacaagGGAGAACCTACTGTACTACAGGGAGACAGAAACTGGATTTCAGGATCTAAtcctggaccctggagctgtgaaacACCTGCTGTGTCTTTACAGTTATAGTGATATGAAAATTCAATGTTGGCACAGGATTCCACCTAAttacttttttcatttgaattcacAATTTTTAATACACATTCCAATTGAGGGTTAGTGTGCACACACGAGATATgagaatgtaaaataatatcaaGTAAGAACAATACAACCATAATGCTGAGGACCAAGTGCCAATACAAATTGATTGTGATGAAAAGTCTAACAGTTATATtcttatttaattcatttaaatagtGAATAGTGATGAGCATCAAGCTGATTTAAAATTACCCCTTGTCTAATGATCAGTAACTGGATtaactttctgtctctctccctgtttttctctttcataCTATCTTATTTAAACTtcctacacttttttttctatcaCTCTCCTCTgcaatccctttttttttttttttttttttttttttttttttacttttctctctctctctctctctctttagggATTCTGCCATTCCCTCTGTCTCAGGTACCCAGCGCTCCACTGCTCTAACGTTCACCACTCCATCCACTCCTCCCTCCATCCTTCCTTCAGTCACCTCTCCTCCTGCATCAAGCCCCACCCCCTCCACACCAGGCCCTGCTTCATCACCGGCACCGACTCCTCCTCTTTGTCCGTTCGGAAGCCGCTCAGCgtctcctctctcactcctgCACTCGTCCTCCTCGTCCTCGTCTTCATCCAACTCCAAGCCGTTTTCCAGCAAGCCCGTCCTGCTGTGGTCCAAGCATGACGTCGCTGACTGGCTGGAGAGCCTCAACATGGCCGAACACAGAGACGCCTTCATGGAGAACGAGATCGAGGGATCTCACCTGCCAAACTTGCAAAAAGACGACCTCATCGATTTAGGAGTGACGCGTGTTGGCCATCGCATGAACATCGAGAGGGCGCTTAAGCTGCTGATGGACAGATAAAGCAAAGACGAGTGCACTTTTTCTTCCCTTGCCTTCTGTCTCTCCCTACACAAATGCTGAGCACGAAGGACTATCAGTAAGGACACTCACTTTTCACACGTCCTTCCCGAACGTGTGAATGAGTGcgtgagttttaaaaaaaaaaacaataacaaaaaacttCGGATTCATTTCGGATTCGGATTCCACTCTGACTTTTTCAGATCGCCAGCTGAGCTGGAGGCTTTTTTCTATCtttgctagaaaaaaaaatatttcatcacTATAAAAATGTCTGGCGGTTTACTTTATGGAtgcagcaaacacacactggaACAAAAAGATGTGTCAGATTGTCagtttgtgttctttcttttcttcacttCCATGTGCGTACGTGTGAATGAGACCCAAGCCAAAAATGGGAGGACAGTCTGTCTACAAAGTGCAGAGCCGTGGTTGTTAGCACTAACCAATATAAACGTGAcataaatagaaatataactCAAATTCTGCCATTCTAGCTTCCTAGTGTTAGGAATGCAGATgggatcatttatttatttatttgtttgtttgtttatttatttacaaatattacTTAAAAATTTGGTTCAAATCCTGTCAGGTCAGTTAGCTGGCTAACAAGATACATGTGCAGATATGACTTTCTTCTTACTGTTTCAAGACTTCCATGACACACCTACTTTTACATATAGAAGTTCAACAACGCTGGTGGTCTGTGATCTGCAGACAGCCTTGAGAAACTGTTTCAGCTGGGCATGAGCTGATATTATATTTTTCAGTATCACGATAATCaagacaaacattttataatggTTTATAATATTACCATTATATCGTTGTTTTAATGTGACACTGCTAAATTGTTATTCCCCAGTCCTGCCCACTATGGCTGGTGAACAGAATTATGATTATATTGTTCAACACAGCGGTTCTTCAAATTTGTCTAAAATAAGCGGTCTTGGAAGACCGCTTAGAAGATCCTCATGCTGCCTTCAGAACGGGACATACTTCATCCCCAAACATGCTGCCTAACTCCTGAATAGAGCACAGGAGTCGTGATGATATTCTATGTGTTGAATATCGTGATAACTGACATCGGCACATGCCTAGTCATAACTatacaaacacacgcacatacacacaaatacatttatagACCTGTCATATCAGGACAGCATTACCACTGTAGCAGCCCCTCCTCTGTgagtgtgcgtgtatgtgtgtgtggctgtcCCTTTTTCCGTCTCGTCTTCCTTGTGACTGAAGGGtggttttatccatttatcagCTCAGAATAACTCAAAATCAAGTGTGCCACTACTATTTTTCCCCCAGACAGACTCTCTCATTTACAATCATGCTTTCGCAATATATTTCTAGAATTGTAGTGgtctgcattatttatttacatgtatgaGGTGTGAGGTGATCCTCCTACTTCTGTCTTTGTCCATGTCTCTCAGATTTCTTccacttttctttctcttttttcatctgtttctctccatttttgccttctctccatttctttctcttcataattTCTTGTTTCATCTCTTTCCCTCAGTTTTCCTCTCATGTCTCTCACTCCATGCCTTTGATTTTctacatttatagttacacttagAAAAATGGCTCTTCaaggggttctttggatagttaggGGGTGTTAGCAACCCTTTCTGATAACAAACCTTTAAAAGTTCCCCCACAAAAGGACAACCAAAGAACCTGTAAGGGTtctatacagtgggggaaataagtattggatgcgtcaacatttttttcagtaaatatatttcacatgAAACTTTCACTAGACTTTAGTATTAAATCAAGAAATCTGGaagtataaagaattcacaacattaaagtccatgaataaagttatgtgtaataaagtggaatgacacaggaaaaaagtattgaacatgctaagagaAAGCaattctccaaggcaaggaaagGCAAGGagccagctgaaatctgtaagtaattatacctcctatctgtgcaaattaatatcagatgGGTTAGTAAATTAATGGTCTataaaaggcttttcattaccaagctgtcacacaagaaacatctcaagatgggtaaaagcaagtagctctcccaagaccttcagaaCCTtactgttgcaaaacatattgatggaattggatacagacgtatttcaaaacttctgactcttccagtaagcaccactggggccattatccacaagtggaagcaaccgGCTATGTACAGGAgttcctcacaagatttctgaccagggagtcagaagaataatcaGAAGAGTATTGAAGTATgtaggcagcaggtgccatagtgacagagaaaacaataggcaacgCACTCCACTGCTATGCCCCCCGGCCCCCCTCAATCCGCctagactccattactaaataAAAGGCATGtggaagctcatttaaagtttgcgacaactcatttggacaagcctatgaaatactgggagagtgtagtctggtcagacgagagcaaaattgaactttttggctgtcatactacacaccatgtttggagaagaaatggcactgcacatcaccctaaaaacactagaccaacagtgaagtttggagatGGAAGGATCATGGTattcacacctgaatactgcggacgattaatttcttcatacaggaagtgtcttgaagctgtcattacaatcaaaggcttctccactacttattaaataaatttcagttagcgtgttcaatacttttttcctgtgtcattccgctttattaaacataacttcatttatggacttaaatgtttggatttctttatatgtgtggatttcttgagttaatactgaagtctggtgaaaatttcatgtgaatagcctcataggaaatatatttactgtaaaaatgctcacgcgttcaatacttatttcccccactgcatCTAACCATTTATAGAGTGGAATTAATGCTGGTCAAACATAAAACTTCAAGTTTAACATTTCAAATTCAGTTGTAACGAAAACAAGAAGTGGAAATACTGTATTTTAcgaatgtgtttttaaaacctGGCAAAATCGGGCTCGGTTTGAACCCACACTGTGTCgatcaaagaaatgaaatatcattaaattattctattttattataacaAAATATAACCTTATGTCTTAAGATATCTTAATTGTATTCCATTCATTAAGCAGCGGCTTGTcttctgttttctttcattatCGTTTTACATAAGTGAGGTTGAGATTTATAGAAAGAGGAGACCACAgggcgagagaaagaaagacagagtgggAGGATAAAAAGGTGGCATATATATGAAGTGGAAGAGATAGAAGGAGACACttcgagagaaagagaaagagctgAAGAAAGACATGAAATGAGAAGGGAATGGTGGGAAAATGCAAGAcatactgggggggggggggggggggtagaagatagggagaaagaaagagacagaaaaacagataaGGGAGTTTAGATAAAGACAAGGCGAAAGAAAGTCTGGAAAGGAGTGTAAGTCTGTGAcagtctttatttctttattaaaaatgtttcctACTTAGCAGAGTTCTCCAAGACACAGGACAAATGACGATTTTGAATTGTTAATTTTTAATTCGTTCAGTTTTTAGATTCTTTGATTTTGATTCTAAACATTCCTCCACCTTTATTCCATccctgtaatattttaaaaagtgtgtgtttgtgtgtgaatgtccaGATGGGCCGTGAGTGAATGATTTTAGAGTTATCCtatggtttattattattattatcattattattattattacttgttGAGAGTGGAAAGGAAACTTGCTGCCCGAGTCACACTGCTTTGTGTCGACCCTTTTTAAATagagattattttacaataGAGTACAACAGCAAAAACTTAAAGCACAgtatttttaatgatttctaTAGAAATGTATGgaattttataaaagttatgGGACTGAAATGGTGCGGTTTGCCAAATTGTgttttagaaatatttaaatgagatGAAATATGTACATTTATCTGATTCCTTAAGAagcaatatttatatttatgaatcTCCTTGGTTGTGAGTTTCAACAATACATCCTGAAATCTGTGACTGTAAGATCTAAAGATACATCTTTTATGATTTTGTAGGTA is a window of Ictalurus punctatus breed USDA103 chromosome 4, Coco_2.0, whole genome shotgun sequence DNA encoding:
- the LOC124628034 gene encoding SH3 and multiple ankyrin repeat domains protein 2; its protein translation is MPRSPTSSEDEMAQSFSDYSDESISGSSKEDTIYETIRVPAERPLSLMEDTQSNTVVIRVIIPDLQQTKCMRFDVDLTVWAVKQQILCTLSQSLKDVLNYGLFQPANNGRDGKFLDEERLLSEYPQPTSKSIPTLEFRYKSRVYKQPSVDEKQIAKLHTKANLRKFMDYIQNHQSEKISKMLDKGLDPNYHDSETGETPLTSAAHLENMADIIKVLKNGGAHLDFRAKDGMTALHRAARANNKYTLMTLLELGASPDYKDSRGLSALYHTAMVGGDSGCCELLLHEHASITCQDENGWHEVHQACRHGHVQHLEHLLFYGADMSAQNASGNTAMHICALYNQDKCARVLLVRGADKEVKNYNSQTPFQVAIIAGNFELAELIKNHRESDIVPFREAPSYSRRRRAPHHLVPPRVLLRSNSDNLLQLHPQHTNTQPHTQLHVHTSPNGTVSTRAQPRSRSPSLSRLGEEQHRLQHRANTSLDGSGSRRKLYSAVPGRHFVAVRSYQPQAEGEITLYKNDRVKVLSVGEGGYWEGSTRGRVGWFPANCVEEIPGKTNEDRPQSRIDRTDKKKLFRHYTVGSYDSFDASSDCAIDEKTVVLHKKENEGFGFVLRGAKADTPIEEFTPTPAFPALQYLESVDEGGVAWEAGLRTGDFLIEVNQENVVKVGHRQVVNMIRQGGNRLVIKVVTVTRNLDNDDNARKKAPPPPKRAPTTALSMRSKSMTSELEDMVDKATLRKKKGDTQSSNVEGLKKRIVFQVTLNKVDEVPPSQKNARDNGSVDMRVATIKPRPSSRCLVTPTDFNAMYERQGVAVVPPTVPSGPLLGIQKGTMKRQKSIGITEEEKQFLTPPLLKFTRSLSMPDTSEDIPPPPGISPPSPPFSPSAPNSRGYSNNQPGFMQPQAGKGYVNTNTINRGRGGFLRQNSEQYDPSNSISNQHNSRNRNRASVPENPYSEVGNKAPYVPAKPARRKGMLVKQPNVEDSPEKTCSIPIPTIIVKEPSTSSSGKSSQGSSMEIETNTLDHPGQLRPEDTLNVNNPFAAAIAGAVRDREKRLEARRNSPAFLSTDLGDEDLPMPSPTPRLRQSKSIDEGMFANDERLRKLMAPPSSLRNVSREGESEGGGGSGGGSGGNVTDFNNPEPVIVREPLNTRTRNCPDLDSPVSLPATIKTYTTNGEGYLHPVTGKTLDPNSPLALALAARDRAIKEQKQPPPPPPKVEPHKPDINQPLFIDTKLRSGIEAKFAASVCTGRPGLRRQITESKYEAEGPKESKQVEEKKNMVIDIVDTSQQKPTGLLMVHTVDGVKTEENNVNDEGKEEIAPQQDTELRDSDSKLPSAPTSQTPAPSRTKSITAGGSVDEPIKLPFRIPPPPLASVDIDEEFVFAEPLPPPLEFANSVDIPEDQVAEILKQRKNSIPGGHLPLFHPHAPPPINVELNRPGILNCIPPSSYPPPPSESFEPITDSGIEMDSRSSGDPHLETTSTISTVSSISTLSSEGSEALDTCTVYADGQVFLVDRPPVPPKPKMKPIINKSNALYRDPLIEEGPESFNQPTPATPPPLSETPKTPTQRASKLWREPPELRSPPSSNPDPKANVISELSSILQHMNRDKSPKQGDSLDSPTGPRSFTNRDSAIPSVSGTQRSTALTFTTPSTPPSILPSVTSPPASSPTPSTPGPASSPAPTPPLCPFGSRSASPLSLLHSSSSSSSSSNSKPFSSKPVLLWSKHDVADWLESLNMAEHRDAFMENEIEGSHLPNLQKDDLIDLGVTRVGHRMNIERALKLLMDR